Proteins encoded together in one Opisthocomus hoazin isolate bOpiHoa1 chromosome 27, bOpiHoa1.hap1, whole genome shotgun sequence window:
- the F2RL3 gene encoding proteinase-activated receptor 4 isoform X2 produces the protein METLGSGRLSHGLVLCCAFWGLCLASPDYDDYSQNSTDEQVTTPEITPCPRAIPGEKATINNVTYLLIHEATRSQLGSVVTVRLIPCLYTLVFLVGLPSNGLALWVLATRAEKLTSTVFLMNLAAADLLLISVLPFKIFYYFLGNNWLFGEGLCRLTTAFFYGNMYCSVLLLSCISVDRYLAVVHPFFSRSFRTPAFAACTCTAIWLCAAVLTLPLTLQQQSYPLYGADATLCHDVLPRHEDDSYNSKLYGNLYISYMVSLAISTFNSCADPFVYYYVSEDFRDKVRRRFYSHRKQNTTSLKTSKETLPQKDSKDSLV, from the exons ATGGAGACCCTCGGGAGCGGACGGCTGTCACACGGGCTTGTGCTGTGCTGCGCCTTTTGGGGACTCTGCCTGGCCTCTCCAGACTACGATG ATTACTCTCAGAACAGCACCGACGAGCAGGTAACGACACCAGAAATCACACCGTGTCCCCGAGCCATCCCCGGGGAAAAGGCAACGATAAACAACGTCACGTACCTGTTGATACACGAGGCCACACGCTCTCAGCTGGGCAGCGTGGTCACGGTGCGGCTCATCCCCTGCCTCTACACCCTCGTCTTCCTCGTGGGGCTGCCTTCAAACGGGCTGGCCCTGTGGGTCCTGGCCACCAGGGCCGAGAAGCTGACCTCCACTGTCTTTCTGATGAACCTGgctgcagcagacctgctgctCATATCGGTGCTGCCCTTCAAGATTTTCTACTATTTCCTGGGGAACAACTGGCTCTTTGGAGAAGGCCTGTGCCGGCTCACCACGGCTTTCTTCTACGGGAACATGTactgctcagtgctgctgctttcctgcatCAGCGTCGACCGGTATCTGGCTGTGGTGCATCCTTTCTTTTCACGTTCCTTCCGCACCCCTGCCTTTGCTGCCTGCACCTGCACCGCCatttggctctgtgctgctgtcctcACCCTGCCCCTGACTCTGCAGCAGCAGTCGTATCCCCTGTACGGGGCAGATGCCACTCTCTGCCACGATGTTCTCCCCAGGCACGAGGATGACAG CTATAACTCCAAGCTGTATGGCAACCTGTACATCAGCTACATGGTAAGCCTGGCCATCAGTACCTTCAACAGCTGCGCTGATCCCTTTGTCTACTACTACGTTTCTGAAGACTTCAGGGATAAGGTGAGGAGGAGATTCTACAGTCAccgaaaacaaaacaccacatcCCTAAAAACCTCCAAGGAAACACTCCCTCAGAAAGATTCCAAAGATTCACTGGTGTAA
- the F2RL3 gene encoding proteinase-activated receptor 4 isoform X1: METLGSGRLSHGLVLCCAFWGLCLASPDYDDYSQNSTDEQVTTPEITPCPRAIPGEKATINNVTYLLIHEATRSQLGSVVTVRLIPCLYTLVFLVGLPSNGLALWVLATRAEKLTSTVFLMNLAAADLLLISVLPFKIFYYFLGNNWLFGEGLCRLTTAFFYGNMYCSVLLLSCISVDRYLAVVHPFFSRSFRTPAFAACTCTAIWLCAAVLTLPLTLQQQSYPLYGADATLCHDVLPRHEDDRYYFYYFICLIACAFLAPLAVMLFSYCSVLQALLGSGKRYAYAIKLTALVLFTLVAFYTPSNVLLLVHYSSYNSKLYGNLYISYMVSLAISTFNSCADPFVYYYVSEDFRDKVRRRFYSHRKQNTTSLKTSKETLPQKDSKDSLV; this comes from the exons ATGGAGACCCTCGGGAGCGGACGGCTGTCACACGGGCTTGTGCTGTGCTGCGCCTTTTGGGGACTCTGCCTGGCCTCTCCAGACTACGATG ATTACTCTCAGAACAGCACCGACGAGCAGGTAACGACACCAGAAATCACACCGTGTCCCCGAGCCATCCCCGGGGAAAAGGCAACGATAAACAACGTCACGTACCTGTTGATACACGAGGCCACACGCTCTCAGCTGGGCAGCGTGGTCACGGTGCGGCTCATCCCCTGCCTCTACACCCTCGTCTTCCTCGTGGGGCTGCCTTCAAACGGGCTGGCCCTGTGGGTCCTGGCCACCAGGGCCGAGAAGCTGACCTCCACTGTCTTTCTGATGAACCTGgctgcagcagacctgctgctCATATCGGTGCTGCCCTTCAAGATTTTCTACTATTTCCTGGGGAACAACTGGCTCTTTGGAGAAGGCCTGTGCCGGCTCACCACGGCTTTCTTCTACGGGAACATGTactgctcagtgctgctgctttcctgcatCAGCGTCGACCGGTATCTGGCTGTGGTGCATCCTTTCTTTTCACGTTCCTTCCGCACCCCTGCCTTTGCTGCCTGCACCTGCACCGCCatttggctctgtgctgctgtcctcACCCTGCCCCTGACTCTGCAGCAGCAGTCGTATCCCCTGTACGGGGCAGATGCCACTCTCTGCCACGATGTTCTCCCCAGGCACGAGGATGACAGGTATTACTTCTACTACTTCATCTGCCTGATTGCCTGTGCTTTCCTCGCTCCTCTGGCAGTGATGCTGTTCAGCTACTGCTCGGTATTGCAAGCCCTCCTGGGCAGTGGGAAGCGGTACGCCTACGCTATCAAGCTTACAGCGCTCGTGCTGTTCACGCTTGTGGCCTTCTACACACCCAGCAACGTTCTCCTCCTTGTTCATTACTCCAGCTATAACTCCAAGCTGTATGGCAACCTGTACATCAGCTACATGGTAAGCCTGGCCATCAGTACCTTCAACAGCTGCGCTGATCCCTTTGTCTACTACTACGTTTCTGAAGACTTCAGGGATAAGGTGAGGAGGAGATTCTACAGTCAccgaaaacaaaacaccacatcCCTAAAAACCTCCAAGGAAACACTCCCTCAGAAAGATTCCAAAGATTCACTGGTGTAA